Proteins co-encoded in one Gopherus evgoodei ecotype Sinaloan lineage chromosome 4, rGopEvg1_v1.p, whole genome shotgun sequence genomic window:
- the LOC115651262 gene encoding receptor-type tyrosine-protein phosphatase V-like encodes MKPQLLLPLLWASWLLGTLAEGKGCNRTTSEGHAGAEVVPGERGSLLNVSVSDQGRPDSLFLSWDEPDGGALGYTLAIYMLEPEVLLQNGSAGLNATSFQFQGLVPGATYSIEVTAALACAEASSQRVSGQTSPAPVHNLSLSSDGSPLALRASWMDAPGQKDGYRLVLYHLDSQGAVRNESVPGAISTFLFDGLLAGSEYALRISTLAGARQASTSTHQWTGKQSEWAAAASQSGAMCQ; translated from the exons GGCAAGGGCTGTAACCGGACCACCTCGGAGGGGCATGCGGGAGCCGAAGTGGTGCCTGGTGAGAGAG GGAGCCTCCTGAACGTGAGCGTCAGCGACCAGGGCCGCCCTGACTCCCTCTTCCTGTCGTGGGATGAGCCGGATGGGGGTGCCCTGGGCTACACCCTGGCAATCTACATGCTGGAGCCAGAGGTGCTGCTGCAGAACGGATCGGCTGGACTCAACGCTACCAGCTTCCAGTTCCAGGGGCTTGTCCCCGGGGCAACCTACAGCATCGAGGTCACTGCTGCTCTGGCCTGTGCGGAGGCCTCCAGCCAGAGAGTCAGTGGCCAGACAA gccctgcccccgtgCACAACCTGAGTCTGAGCAGCGACGGGAGCCCCTTGGCCCTGCGAGCCTCCTGGATGGACGCCCCCGGCCAGAAGGATGGCTACCGGCTTGTTCTCTACCACCTCGACTCCCAGGGGGCTGTGAGGAACGAGTCTGTCCCTGGAGCCATCTCCACCTTCCTGTTCGATGGGCTTCTGGCTGGCAGCGAGTACGCCCTGAGGATCAGCACGCTGGCTGGAGCGAGGCAGGCCAGCACCAGTACCCACCAGTGGACGGGTAAGCAGAGTGAGTGGGCTGCAGCTGCAAGCCAGAGTGGGGCTATGTGCCAGTGA